The Vidua macroura isolate BioBank_ID:100142 chromosome 9, ASM2450914v1, whole genome shotgun sequence genome has a window encoding:
- the LRRC40 gene encoding leucine-rich repeat-containing protein 40 isoform X2: MPEHVWRINLDTPEEAQQNLSFGAADRWWEQTDLTKLILASNKLQSLSEDVQLLPALTMLDVHDNQLTSLPSALGQLENLQKLDVSHNKLRSLPEELLQLPRLRSLLVQHNELSQLPEGLGQLLSLEELDVSNNQLTAIPTSFALLVNVVRLNLACNQLKELPADLSAMKSLRQLDCTKNYLETVPPKLATMASLEQLYLRKNKLRSLPELPSCKLLKELHAGENQIEILNAENLKQLSSLCVLELRDNKIKAVPEEITVLQKLERLDLANNDISRLPYTLGNLPQLKFLALEGNPLRTIRRDLLQKGTQELLKYLRSKIQDDGPGPNEEPPVTAMTLPSQSKVNIHAITTLKLLEYSDKQAAEIPEAVFDAVGANPVATVNFSKNQLREIPPRLVELKDSVCDVSLGFNKISSISSELCLLQKLTHLDLRNNVLTALPEEMEALKRLHTINLAFNRFKVFPSVLYHLPALETILLSNNQVGSIDPVQLKGLDKLGTLDLQNNDLLQVPPELGNCENLRSLLLEGNPFRTPRAAVLAKGTAALLEYLRSRIPS, from the exons A tGCCCGAGCACGTGTGGAGGATCAACCTGGACACACCGGAGGAAGCCCAGCAGAACCTGTCCTTCGGAGCTGCTGATCGCTGGTGGGAGCAGACGGACCTGACCAAGCTGATCCTGGCCTCCAACAAGCTGCAGAGCCTCTCGGAGgatgtgcagctgctgcctgccctcacCATGCTGGAC GTGCATGACAATCAGCTGACATCACTTCCTTCTGCTCTAGGGCAACTTGAAAATCTCCAGAAGCTCGATGTCAG CCACAACAAACTGAGGAGCCTTcccgaggagctgctgcagctgccccgtCTGAGGAGCCTCCTGGTGCAGCACAACGAGCTGAGCCAGCTGCCCGAGGgcctggggcagctcctcagCTTGGAGGAGCTG GATGTGTCCAACAACCAGCTCACAGCCATCCCCACCAGTTTTGCTCTGCTGGTGAACGTGGTGCGGCTCAACCTGGCCTGTAACCAGCTcaaggagctgcctgcagaTCTCAGTGCCATGAAAA GCTTGAGGCAACTGGATTGTACCAAAAACTACCTGGAAACAGTACCTCCTAAATTAGCAACCATGGCATCCCTGGAGCAGCTTTACCTGAGGAAGAACAAACTGCGTTCCTTGCCAGAGCTCCCCTCCTGCAAGTTACTGAAG GAATTACACGCTGGGGAGAATCAGATTGAAATCCTGAATGCAGAGAATCTGAAACAGCTGAGCTCCCTGTGtgtgctggagctcagggacaACAAGATCAAGGCAGTGCCCGAGGAGATCACGGTGCTGCAGAAGCTGGAGAGACTCGACCTGGCCAACAACGACATCAGTAG GTTGCCTTACACCCTGGGGAACCTCCCTCAGCTGAAATTCCTGGCCCTGGAGGGAAATCCTTTGAGAACCATTCGGagagacctgctgcag aaaggcacCCAGGAACTGCTGAAATATCTGAGAAGCAAAATCCAAG ATGATGGACCTGGCCCCAATGAAGAGCCTCCTGTGACAGCCATGACTCTTCCCAGCCAGTCCAAGGTCAACATCCACGCCATAACCACACTGAAATTACTGGAATACAG TGACAAGCAGGCTGCCGAGATCCCCGAGGCCGTGTTCGATGCCGTGGGCGCCAATCCCGTGGCCACCGTGAACTTCAGCAAGAACCAGCTCAGGGAGATCCCCCCAAG GCTTGTGGAGCTGAAAGACTCAGTTTGTGATGTCAGCCTGGGCTTCAACAAAATCTCCTCCATCTCCTCggagctgtgcctgctccagAAGTTGACACATTTGGATCTCAG AAACAATGTTCTGACAGCCTTGCCTGAGGAAATGGAGGCACTGAAAAGACTGCACACAATAAATCTTGCTTTTAATAG ATTTAAGGTGTTTCCCAGTGTCCTGTATcacctcccagccctggagaCCATCCTGCTCAGCAACAACCAGGTGGGATCCATCGACCCTGTGCAGCTGAAGGGGCTGGACAAGCTGGGAACGCTGGACCTGCAGAACAATGACCTCCTCCAGGtgcccccagagctgggcaacTGTGAGAACCTCAG GAgcctgctgctggaagggaaCCCGTTCCGCACGCCCCGCGCCGCCGTGCTGGCCAAGGGCACGGCTGCCCTGCTGGAGTACCTGCGGAGCCGCATTCCCTCctga
- the LRRC40 gene encoding leucine-rich repeat-containing protein 40 isoform X1, giving the protein MAAARRARAGGGGAGPGFGRAAEPAPAVPQGLLRLARRSGQLNLAGRGLTEVPEHVWRINLDTPEEAQQNLSFGAADRWWEQTDLTKLILASNKLQSLSEDVQLLPALTMLDVHDNQLTSLPSALGQLENLQKLDVSHNKLRSLPEELLQLPRLRSLLVQHNELSQLPEGLGQLLSLEELDVSNNQLTAIPTSFALLVNVVRLNLACNQLKELPADLSAMKSLRQLDCTKNYLETVPPKLATMASLEQLYLRKNKLRSLPELPSCKLLKELHAGENQIEILNAENLKQLSSLCVLELRDNKIKAVPEEITVLQKLERLDLANNDISRLPYTLGNLPQLKFLALEGNPLRTIRRDLLQKGTQELLKYLRSKIQDDGPGPNEEPPVTAMTLPSQSKVNIHAITTLKLLEYSDKQAAEIPEAVFDAVGANPVATVNFSKNQLREIPPRLVELKDSVCDVSLGFNKISSISSELCLLQKLTHLDLRNNVLTALPEEMEALKRLHTINLAFNRFKVFPSVLYHLPALETILLSNNQVGSIDPVQLKGLDKLGTLDLQNNDLLQVPPELGNCENLRSLLLEGNPFRTPRAAVLAKGTAALLEYLRSRIPS; this is encoded by the exons ATGGCGGCCGCTCGgcgggcgcgggcgggcggTGGCGGTGCGGGGCCGGGGTTCGGGCGGGCGGCCGAGCCGGCGCCGGCGGTGCCGCAGGGGCTGCTGCGGTTGGCGCGGCGCAGCGGGCAGCTCAACCTGGCGGGACGCGGCCTCACCGAGG tGCCCGAGCACGTGTGGAGGATCAACCTGGACACACCGGAGGAAGCCCAGCAGAACCTGTCCTTCGGAGCTGCTGATCGCTGGTGGGAGCAGACGGACCTGACCAAGCTGATCCTGGCCTCCAACAAGCTGCAGAGCCTCTCGGAGgatgtgcagctgctgcctgccctcacCATGCTGGAC GTGCATGACAATCAGCTGACATCACTTCCTTCTGCTCTAGGGCAACTTGAAAATCTCCAGAAGCTCGATGTCAG CCACAACAAACTGAGGAGCCTTcccgaggagctgctgcagctgccccgtCTGAGGAGCCTCCTGGTGCAGCACAACGAGCTGAGCCAGCTGCCCGAGGgcctggggcagctcctcagCTTGGAGGAGCTG GATGTGTCCAACAACCAGCTCACAGCCATCCCCACCAGTTTTGCTCTGCTGGTGAACGTGGTGCGGCTCAACCTGGCCTGTAACCAGCTcaaggagctgcctgcagaTCTCAGTGCCATGAAAA GCTTGAGGCAACTGGATTGTACCAAAAACTACCTGGAAACAGTACCTCCTAAATTAGCAACCATGGCATCCCTGGAGCAGCTTTACCTGAGGAAGAACAAACTGCGTTCCTTGCCAGAGCTCCCCTCCTGCAAGTTACTGAAG GAATTACACGCTGGGGAGAATCAGATTGAAATCCTGAATGCAGAGAATCTGAAACAGCTGAGCTCCCTGTGtgtgctggagctcagggacaACAAGATCAAGGCAGTGCCCGAGGAGATCACGGTGCTGCAGAAGCTGGAGAGACTCGACCTGGCCAACAACGACATCAGTAG GTTGCCTTACACCCTGGGGAACCTCCCTCAGCTGAAATTCCTGGCCCTGGAGGGAAATCCTTTGAGAACCATTCGGagagacctgctgcag aaaggcacCCAGGAACTGCTGAAATATCTGAGAAGCAAAATCCAAG ATGATGGACCTGGCCCCAATGAAGAGCCTCCTGTGACAGCCATGACTCTTCCCAGCCAGTCCAAGGTCAACATCCACGCCATAACCACACTGAAATTACTGGAATACAG TGACAAGCAGGCTGCCGAGATCCCCGAGGCCGTGTTCGATGCCGTGGGCGCCAATCCCGTGGCCACCGTGAACTTCAGCAAGAACCAGCTCAGGGAGATCCCCCCAAG GCTTGTGGAGCTGAAAGACTCAGTTTGTGATGTCAGCCTGGGCTTCAACAAAATCTCCTCCATCTCCTCggagctgtgcctgctccagAAGTTGACACATTTGGATCTCAG AAACAATGTTCTGACAGCCTTGCCTGAGGAAATGGAGGCACTGAAAAGACTGCACACAATAAATCTTGCTTTTAATAG ATTTAAGGTGTTTCCCAGTGTCCTGTATcacctcccagccctggagaCCATCCTGCTCAGCAACAACCAGGTGGGATCCATCGACCCTGTGCAGCTGAAGGGGCTGGACAAGCTGGGAACGCTGGACCTGCAGAACAATGACCTCCTCCAGGtgcccccagagctgggcaacTGTGAGAACCTCAG GAgcctgctgctggaagggaaCCCGTTCCGCACGCCCCGCGCCGCCGTGCTGGCCAAGGGCACGGCTGCCCTGCTGGAGTACCTGCGGAGCCGCATTCCCTCctga